In one Nocardioides sp. NBC_00368 genomic region, the following are encoded:
- a CDS encoding RNA polymerase sigma factor, whose protein sequence is MKALIDQAKPTGRVSPDQVRQASEDAAVEPRHLKALLGHLSTLGISVDLGTAVTGRAAAATTSTRKTTTAKAPAKKAAAKKVAAEAEKPAEKPAKAAAKKADEPEPKKTTEIDEDGEEIVLEDVEVDVDDVDEIDVDDSDDSDDSDDEATVVQIGPDGKKVLPDIPDEQFEKDVAADPTIKEDEKEAEKQSFVVSTSDDTDEPEQTVMVAGATADPVKDYLKQIGKVPLLNAEMEVELAKRIEAGLFAEEKLGKGGKITPKILDELEWIAEDGKRAKNHLLEANLRLVVSLAKRYTGRGMLFLDLIQEGNLGLIRAVEKFDYTKGYKFSTYATWWIRQAITRAMADQARTIRIPVHMVEVINKLARVQRQMLQDLGREPTPEELAKELDMTPEKVIEVQKYGREPISLHTPLGEDGDSEFGDLIEDSEAIVPADAVSFTLLQEQLHAVLDTLSEREAGVVSMRFGLTDGQPKTLDEIGKVYGVTRERIRQIESKTMSKLRHPSRSQVLRDYLD, encoded by the coding sequence GTGAAGGCACTGATCGACCAGGCCAAGCCGACCGGACGTGTGAGCCCCGACCAGGTCCGCCAGGCCAGCGAGGATGCTGCGGTCGAGCCCAGGCATCTGAAGGCACTGCTCGGTCACCTGAGCACGCTCGGCATCTCGGTGGACCTCGGCACCGCAGTCACCGGCCGTGCCGCGGCGGCGACGACCTCGACCCGCAAGACGACCACGGCGAAGGCGCCGGCCAAGAAGGCCGCCGCCAAGAAGGTCGCTGCCGAGGCCGAGAAGCCGGCGGAGAAGCCGGCCAAGGCCGCGGCGAAGAAGGCCGATGAGCCGGAGCCCAAGAAGACGACCGAGATCGACGAGGACGGCGAGGAGATCGTCCTCGAGGACGTCGAGGTCGACGTCGACGACGTCGACGAGATCGATGTCGACGACTCGGACGACTCCGACGACTCCGACGACGAGGCCACGGTCGTCCAGATCGGTCCCGACGGCAAGAAGGTCCTGCCCGACATCCCTGACGAGCAGTTCGAGAAGGACGTCGCCGCCGATCCCACGATCAAGGAGGACGAGAAGGAGGCCGAGAAGCAGAGCTTCGTGGTCTCCACCTCCGACGACACCGACGAGCCCGAGCAGACCGTCATGGTCGCGGGCGCGACCGCCGACCCGGTCAAGGACTACCTCAAGCAGATCGGCAAGGTCCCGCTGCTCAACGCCGAGATGGAGGTCGAGCTCGCCAAGCGGATCGAGGCCGGTCTCTTCGCGGAGGAGAAGCTCGGCAAGGGCGGCAAGATCACCCCGAAGATCCTCGACGAGCTCGAGTGGATCGCCGAGGACGGCAAGCGTGCCAAGAACCACCTCCTGGAGGCCAACCTCCGACTGGTGGTCTCGCTGGCCAAGCGCTACACCGGCCGCGGGATGCTCTTCCTCGACCTGATCCAGGAGGGCAACCTCGGTCTGATCCGTGCGGTCGAGAAGTTCGACTACACCAAGGGCTACAAGTTCTCGACCTACGCGACCTGGTGGATCCGTCAGGCCATCACCCGCGCGATGGCCGACCAGGCCCGCACCATCCGTATCCCGGTGCACATGGTCGAGGTCATCAACAAGCTGGCCCGCGTGCAGCGCCAGATGCTCCAGGACCTGGGCCGCGAGCCCACCCCGGAGGAGCTGGCCAAGGAGCTCGACATGACCCCGGAGAAGGTCATCGAGGTCCAGAAGTACGGCCGCGAGCCGATCTCGCTCCACACCCCGCTGGGCGAGGACGGCGACTCCGAGTTCGGTGACCTGATCGAGGACTCCGAGGCGATCGTCCCGGCCGACGCGGTCTCGTTCACGCTGCTTCAGGAGCAACTGCACGCGGTGCTCGACACGCTCTCCGAGCGTGAGGCGGGCGTCGTGAGCATGCGCTTCGGCCTGACCGACGGCCAGCCGAAGACTTTAGACGAGATCGGCAAGGTCTACGGGGTCACCCGCGAGCGCATCCGTCAGATCGAGTCCAAGACGATGTCGAAGCTGCGACACCCGTCGCGTTCGCAGGTTTTGCGCGACTATCTCGACTGA
- a CDS encoding glycoside hydrolase family 3 N-terminal domain-containing protein has product MTGGKHTESEDQQRRPRRWVRPVIAGAVLALAAGAGAAAVTVGMPTRVEDEPNRPAAATTKTDPKKDTTPLGWGPTRGELATARELVAGWDEKQLAGQVIVGRYHGTDPAKAAKMVRKLHLAGVSVTGENVVDEAQVRETTAAVSRAVAADGRTFPAVIGVDQEGGVVSHLRGVATEFPEFARTGDAIEAKPRKGIAATTEAARTTALELRDLGFTWAFAPVADVTVGAADPTIGSRSPSEKPRVAATAVSAAVQGYNEAGLVSTTKHFPGHGAVTGDTHLGLQELDFGMKKLERRDLVPFDAAVDAGAPAVMISHVDVKAVAPGKPASMAAPIYDLLRDDLDFTGIAVTDSLGMGAVTTTTKKPSVAALEAGADLLLMPANSKAAHRSVVKALRSGRLDRGRVEQAAAKVVAMQLWQQRTAGAVPVPGDVREQAEKASAALSEVASEG; this is encoded by the coding sequence GTGACTGGGGGCAAGCACACCGAATCAGAGGATCAGCAGCGTCGTCCGAGGCGTTGGGTGCGACCGGTGATCGCGGGGGCGGTGCTGGCCCTGGCGGCCGGCGCTGGCGCGGCGGCGGTGACCGTCGGCATGCCGACGAGGGTCGAGGACGAGCCGAACAGGCCGGCTGCTGCCACCACGAAGACCGACCCGAAGAAGGACACCACGCCCCTGGGCTGGGGTCCGACGCGCGGAGAGCTCGCGACCGCTCGTGAGCTGGTCGCGGGCTGGGACGAGAAGCAGCTCGCCGGACAGGTGATCGTCGGCCGCTACCACGGCACCGACCCGGCCAAGGCCGCGAAGATGGTGCGCAAGCTCCATCTCGCCGGCGTCAGCGTGACCGGCGAGAACGTCGTCGACGAGGCGCAGGTGCGCGAGACGACCGCGGCGGTCTCCCGCGCGGTGGCGGCCGACGGCCGTACGTTCCCCGCGGTGATCGGCGTCGACCAGGAGGGTGGCGTCGTCTCCCACCTGCGCGGCGTGGCCACCGAGTTCCCGGAGTTCGCGCGCACGGGTGACGCCATCGAGGCGAAGCCGCGCAAGGGCATCGCGGCGACGACCGAGGCGGCGCGTACGACGGCGCTCGAGCTGCGCGACCTGGGCTTCACCTGGGCCTTCGCGCCGGTCGCCGACGTGACCGTCGGCGCGGCCGACCCGACGATCGGGTCGCGCTCGCCGAGCGAGAAGCCCCGGGTGGCAGCCACGGCGGTCTCCGCCGCGGTGCAGGGCTACAACGAGGCCGGTCTGGTCTCCACGACCAAGCACTTCCCGGGTCACGGAGCCGTCACCGGCGACACCCACCTCGGGCTCCAGGAGCTCGACTTCGGGATGAAGAAGCTCGAGCGCCGCGACCTGGTGCCGTTCGACGCCGCGGTCGATGCCGGGGCCCCGGCGGTCATGATCAGCCATGTCGACGTCAAGGCGGTGGCTCCCGGGAAGCCGGCCAGCATGGCCGCGCCGATCTACGACCTGCTCCGCGACGACCTCGACTTCACCGGCATTGCCGTCACCGACTCGCTGGGGATGGGCGCGGTGACGACCACCACGAAGAAGCCCTCGGTCGCGGCCCTGGAGGCCGGCGCCGACCTCCTGCTGATGCCGGCCAACTCCAAGGCCGCCCACCGCAGCGTGGTCAAGGCGCTGCGTTCCGGCCGTCTCGATCGCGGTCGCGTCGAGCAGGCGGCGGCGAAGGTCGTCGCCATGCAGCTGTGGCAGCAGCGCACCGCCGGAGCGGTGCCGGTGCCCGGTGACGTACGCGAGCAGGCGGAGAAGGCCTCTGCGGCGCTCTCCGAGGTGGCCTCCGAAGGCTGA
- a CDS encoding sigma-70 family RNA polymerase sigma factor, with product MATRTATATREIEGRDSVGLYLDEIARNELLDAAKEVELSKAIEAGLMAEHLLAEGRVGRKKAPGGATRAELEWLAEEGHRATREFINANLRLVVSIARKYGRAQMPMLDLIQEGNTGLIRAVEKFDYTKGYKFSTYATWWVRQAITRGIAQQARVVRLPVHVVEELNQVGGARRTLERQLGRDPEPEEIAAELGMDIDRVLDLLSWGRDHVSLDTPIDEDGDTSLGDLMAQESAPSPDMDVIDVESRERLNSLVGQLDERSADIVRSRYGLTDGRQHKLADIGVKHGISAERVRQLEREALQKLRRFADPDLAA from the coding sequence ATGGCGACACGCACCGCAACCGCCACCCGAGAGATCGAGGGGCGTGACAGCGTCGGGCTGTATCTCGACGAGATCGCCCGCAACGAGCTCCTGGATGCTGCCAAAGAGGTTGAGCTGTCCAAGGCGATCGAGGCCGGCCTGATGGCCGAGCATCTCCTGGCCGAGGGCCGCGTAGGCCGCAAGAAGGCACCCGGTGGAGCCACCCGAGCGGAGCTGGAGTGGCTGGCCGAGGAGGGTCACCGCGCCACCCGCGAGTTCATCAACGCCAACCTGCGTCTGGTGGTGTCGATCGCACGGAAGTACGGTCGCGCCCAGATGCCGATGCTGGACCTGATCCAGGAAGGCAATACCGGCCTGATCCGGGCCGTTGAGAAGTTCGACTACACCAAGGGCTACAAGTTCTCGACGTACGCCACCTGGTGGGTGCGTCAGGCGATCACCCGTGGCATCGCCCAGCAGGCGCGCGTGGTCCGGCTCCCGGTCCACGTCGTCGAGGAGCTCAACCAGGTCGGCGGCGCCCGCCGCACCCTGGAGCGTCAGCTCGGCCGTGACCCGGAGCCGGAGGAGATCGCCGCCGAGCTCGGTATGGACATCGACCGCGTCCTCGACCTGCTCTCCTGGGGTCGTGACCACGTCTCGCTCGACACCCCGATCGACGAGGACGGCGACACCTCCCTGGGTGACCTGATGGCCCAGGAGTCGGCGCCGTCGCCCGACATGGACGTCATCGACGTCGAGTCGCGTGAGCGGCTCAACTCGCTGGTCGGCCAGCTCGACGAGCGCTCTGCCGACATCGTCCGCTCCCGCTACGGCCTCACCGACGGCCGTCAGCACAAGCTCGCCGACATCGGCGTCAAGCACGGCATCTCCGCCGAGCGCGTGCGCCAGCTCGAGCGCGAGGCCCTGCAGAAGCTCCGCCGCTTCGCAGATCCCGACCTGGCGGCGTAG
- a CDS encoding DUF4192 domain-containing protein has protein sequence MTTKLSIARPEDVLAAVPILLGFQPEKSIVMLTFGGEHQVHGRIDLPPPGEVEGCLDSLLLPAVRHQVRGVLLVLYDSGPRFGLKIARRLAERLAECDIDLIGCLRVQDGRWFDPLGFHGVPDDGVPFDVGAHPFRAQAVYDGHMMRRSRTELAASIAAVPAAVAETETALAQASSMKIYEVGRLVDDAVAGTVLSADQIASLLLALCDPQRRDAAWGGMTRDEARAHVRLWTDVVRRSPEDHVAYPAAVLAFAAWLGGDGALAWCALDRCFASERHHGLGLLVAQMLEGAVPPTAWEEALSRSDLPA, from the coding sequence ATGACCACGAAACTCTCCATCGCCCGTCCCGAGGACGTCCTGGCGGCAGTTCCCATCCTGCTGGGCTTCCAGCCCGAGAAGTCGATCGTCATGCTGACCTTCGGCGGTGAGCACCAGGTGCACGGCCGGATCGACCTCCCACCTCCGGGAGAGGTCGAGGGCTGCCTCGACAGTCTCCTCCTGCCCGCCGTCCGTCATCAGGTGCGCGGGGTCCTGCTCGTCCTCTACGACAGCGGCCCGCGCTTCGGGCTGAAGATCGCCCGGCGGCTGGCCGAGAGGCTCGCCGAGTGCGACATCGACCTGATCGGCTGCCTCCGCGTGCAGGACGGCCGGTGGTTCGACCCGCTCGGGTTCCACGGCGTCCCTGACGACGGCGTCCCATTCGACGTCGGTGCCCACCCGTTCCGTGCCCAGGCGGTCTACGACGGGCACATGATGCGCCGCTCACGCACCGAGCTCGCTGCCTCGATCGCCGCGGTCCCGGCGGCCGTCGCCGAGACGGAAACGGCGCTGGCCCAGGCCTCGTCGATGAAGATCTACGAGGTCGGCCGCCTGGTCGACGACGCAGTCGCCGGGACGGTGCTGTCGGCCGACCAGATCGCCTCCCTGCTGCTGGCCCTGTGCGACCCGCAGCGGCGAGACGCCGCCTGGGGCGGGATGACCCGGGACGAGGCCAGGGCCCACGTGCGCCTGTGGACCGATGTCGTACGCCGCAGCCCCGAGGACCACGTGGCCTACCCGGCGGCGGTGCTGGCCTTCGCCGCCTGGCTGGGCGGAGACGGCGCGCTCGCCTGGTGTGCGCTGGACCGGTGCTTCGCGAGCGAGCGCCACCACGGTCTCGGGCTGCTGGTCGCCCAGATGCTCGAGGGCGCCGTTCCGCCGACCGCCTGGGAGGAGGCGCTGAGCCGGTCGGACCTTCCCGCCTAG
- a CDS encoding S9 family peptidase has product MPWPIAPKKPSSKQFHGLTRTDDYEWLRDKENPEVISYIEAENAYTKEQTDHLADLRSQIFEEIKARTLETDLSVPTRSRGYWYYGRSFEGKQYGASCRVEVADPDDWTPPTPADVTHDQPALPGEEVLLDLDALAEGHDFFSLGGSSVSPSTTLLAYATDVTGDERYTVRVKDLTTGELLTDELTNVHGGATWDRDSANLYYTTADESWRADKIWRHRLGTSQDEDELVFHETDDRFWVGVGRTKSDRFMFIGTAAKITAEYRFLDLDDPDAGWQVFAAREEGVEYSVEHATIAGEDVFLVTHNASGPDFEIATAPVAPTPRSEWRPLIAHTPGVRLEDVDAFAGHLVVHQRSEGLTQLRILELGVDGVADDYLVKFDDELYTIGSGSNPTFETPVVRLGYTTMRTPASVYDYDVRSRELTLRKQAPVLGGYDRDDYEEHRLWATAEDGVRVPISIVAKKGLHEQGPIPVLLYAYGSYEASMDPYFSIARLSLLDRGIGFAIAHIRGGGEMGRAWYDDGKMLKKQNTFSDYIACARHLAESGWSTPSTIIAEGGSAGGLLMGAVANQAPDAVGAVVAAVPFVDALTTMLDATLPLTVTEYDEWGNPEADKEIYDYMSSYDPYTNVTAQHYPPILAETSINDTRVLYVEPAKWVAKLRATAENPGDVLLKTEMAAGHGGVSGRYKAWEDRAFSLAWMIDQVTSS; this is encoded by the coding sequence ATGCCCTGGCCGATCGCTCCCAAGAAGCCCTCGTCGAAGCAGTTCCACGGCCTGACCCGGACCGACGACTACGAGTGGCTCCGCGACAAGGAGAACCCCGAGGTCATCTCCTACATCGAGGCCGAGAACGCCTACACCAAGGAGCAGACCGACCACTTGGCCGACCTGCGCTCGCAGATCTTCGAGGAGATCAAGGCGCGCACGCTCGAGACCGACCTGAGCGTCCCGACGCGCTCGCGCGGCTACTGGTACTACGGCCGCAGCTTCGAGGGGAAGCAGTACGGCGCGAGCTGCCGGGTCGAGGTCGCCGACCCCGACGACTGGACTCCCCCGACCCCGGCCGACGTCACCCACGACCAGCCGGCCCTCCCCGGTGAGGAGGTGCTGCTCGATCTGGACGCACTCGCCGAGGGCCACGACTTCTTCAGCCTCGGCGGCTCCTCCGTCAGCCCGTCGACCACGCTGCTCGCCTACGCGACCGACGTGACCGGCGACGAGCGCTACACCGTACGCGTCAAGGACCTCACCACCGGCGAGCTGCTGACCGACGAGCTCACCAACGTCCACGGCGGCGCCACCTGGGACCGTGACTCCGCCAACCTCTACTACACGACCGCGGACGAGTCCTGGCGCGCCGACAAGATCTGGCGCCACCGCCTCGGCACCAGCCAGGACGAGGACGAGCTGGTCTTCCACGAGACCGACGACCGGTTCTGGGTCGGCGTGGGACGCACCAAGTCCGACCGGTTCATGTTCATCGGGACGGCCGCGAAGATCACCGCCGAGTACCGCTTCCTCGACCTCGACGACCCCGACGCCGGCTGGCAGGTCTTCGCCGCCCGCGAGGAGGGTGTCGAGTACTCGGTTGAGCACGCCACCATCGCGGGCGAGGACGTCTTCCTCGTCACCCACAACGCCTCGGGCCCCGACTTCGAGATCGCCACCGCGCCGGTCGCGCCGACCCCGCGCTCCGAGTGGCGGCCGCTGATCGCCCACACCCCCGGCGTACGCCTGGAGGACGTGGACGCCTTCGCCGGCCACCTGGTCGTGCACCAGCGCAGCGAGGGCCTGACCCAGCTCCGCATCCTGGAGCTCGGCGTGGACGGCGTGGCCGACGACTACCTGGTGAAGTTCGACGACGAGCTCTACACCATCGGCTCCGGCTCCAACCCGACCTTCGAGACCCCCGTCGTGCGGCTCGGCTACACCACGATGCGCACCCCGGCCTCCGTCTACGACTACGACGTACGCAGCCGCGAGCTGACCCTGCGCAAGCAGGCCCCGGTGCTCGGTGGCTACGACCGCGACGACTACGAGGAGCACCGGCTGTGGGCGACGGCCGAGGACGGCGTACGCGTGCCGATCTCGATCGTGGCCAAGAAGGGGCTGCACGAGCAGGGCCCGATCCCGGTGCTGCTCTACGCCTACGGCTCCTACGAGGCCAGCATGGACCCCTACTTCTCGATCGCGCGGCTGAGCCTGCTGGACCGCGGGATCGGGTTCGCGATCGCCCACATCCGTGGTGGTGGCGAGATGGGCCGGGCCTGGTACGACGACGGCAAGATGCTGAAGAAGCAGAACACCTTCTCCGACTACATCGCCTGTGCGCGCCACCTCGCCGAGTCGGGCTGGTCGACGCCGTCCACGATCATCGCGGAGGGTGGCTCCGCCGGCGGGCTGCTGATGGGCGCGGTCGCCAACCAGGCGCCCGACGCCGTGGGCGCCGTCGTCGCGGCCGTCCCGTTCGTGGACGCGCTGACCACGATGCTCGACGCGACGCTGCCGCTGACGGTGACCGAGTACGACGAATGGGGCAACCCGGAGGCCGACAAGGAGATCTACGACTACATGTCCTCCTACGACCCCTACACGAACGTCACCGCACAGCACTACCCGCCGATCCTGGCCGAGACCAGCATCAACGACACCCGGGTGCTCTACGTCGAGCCGGCGAAATGGGTCGCCAAGCTGCGCGCGACGGCCGAGAATCCGGGTGACGTACTGCTGAAGACGGAGATGGCGGCCGGACACGGTGGGGTCTCGGGGCGCTACAAGGCGTGGGAGGACCGGGCGTTCAGCCTCGCCTGGATGATCGACCAGGTGACCTCTTCGTAG
- a CDS encoding DNA polymerase IV has protein sequence MSVVLHVDLDQFIAAVEVLRRPELAGKPVIVGGRGDPTERAVVSTASYEARAHGVGSGMPLRLAVRKCPDAVLLPVDHTAYDEASAGVMDTLRSLEWGGVPVLVQVLGWDEAFLGPGPGHGGLGDPVAFAQDVRHLVLERTRLRSGVGVGDNKLQAKLATGFAKQRVDGAVAREAGAGGHEPGPDGQLRGTGVYRITHETWAAEMGHRPTDALWGIGAKTAKRLARLGIETVADLGAASAERLAAEIGPTTGPWLRRLGRGADTSPVDPSPWVARGHGHEETFQQDLVEWPDIVAATRRLCAECLADVVKEGRPVIRVEIKVRFKPFFTVTRGHKLPEPTLDPDRLADEAEALLERVEKDRPVRLIGVRLEMAPPPGGY, from the coding sequence ATGAGCGTCGTGCTGCACGTCGACCTGGACCAGTTCATCGCGGCGGTGGAGGTGCTGCGGCGGCCCGAGCTCGCCGGGAAGCCGGTGATCGTGGGCGGTCGTGGGGACCCGACCGAGCGGGCAGTCGTCTCGACGGCGTCCTACGAGGCGCGGGCGCACGGGGTCGGCTCCGGGATGCCGCTGCGGCTGGCGGTGCGGAAGTGTCCCGACGCCGTGCTGCTGCCGGTCGACCACACCGCCTACGACGAGGCCTCGGCGGGCGTCATGGACACGCTGCGATCGCTGGAGTGGGGCGGCGTACCCGTCCTCGTCCAGGTCCTCGGCTGGGACGAGGCCTTCCTCGGCCCCGGCCCCGGCCACGGCGGCCTGGGGGATCCGGTGGCCTTCGCCCAGGACGTACGCCACCTCGTGCTCGAGCGCACCCGACTGCGCAGCGGGGTCGGTGTCGGCGACAACAAGCTGCAGGCGAAGCTCGCCACCGGGTTCGCCAAGCAGCGGGTCGACGGTGCGGTCGCGCGAGAGGCCGGTGCGGGCGGTCACGAGCCCGGACCGGACGGACAGCTGCGGGGGACCGGCGTCTACCGGATCACCCATGAGACCTGGGCCGCCGAGATGGGCCACCGTCCCACCGACGCGCTGTGGGGGATCGGGGCGAAGACCGCCAAGCGGCTCGCCCGGCTCGGGATCGAGACGGTCGCCGACCTGGGCGCGGCCTCGGCCGAGCGGCTGGCCGCCGAGATCGGCCCGACGACCGGTCCCTGGCTGCGCAGGCTCGGCCGCGGCGCCGACACCAGCCCGGTGGACCCCTCGCCGTGGGTCGCCCGTGGCCACGGCCACGAGGAGACCTTCCAGCAGGACCTCGTCGAGTGGCCCGACATCGTGGCCGCCACCCGCCGCCTGTGCGCCGAGTGCCTCGCGGACGTGGTCAAGGAGGGCCGCCCGGTCATCCGGGTCGAGATCAAGGTGCGGTTCAAGCCGTTCTTCACCGTCACCCGCGGCCACAAGCTCCCCGAGCCCACCCTCGACCCCGACCGCCTCGCGGACGAGGCCGAGGCGCTCCTGGAGCGGGTCGAGAAGGACCGCCCGGTCCGCCTCATCGGCGTACGTCTGGAGATGGCTCCGCCGCCCGGCGGCTACTGA
- a CDS encoding HhH-GPD-type base excision DNA repair protein has product MSLMPSLHITGDEAADKLLSEDPFALLLGMALDQQYRMEDAFKGGHKLVTRLGHLDPARIAEMDPEEFKTIASTPPAIHRFPGSMSAKVQGIAAIVTSDYGGDVTRLWTEATSGKDLLKRVQALPGFGKQKAQIFVSLLAKQLGVRPEGWEEAVGDYALDGYRSVADVVDVASLQKVRDYKQQKKAAAKAAG; this is encoded by the coding sequence ATGTCCCTTATGCCTTCGCTCCACATCACCGGCGACGAGGCCGCCGACAAGCTGCTCTCCGAAGACCCGTTCGCGCTGCTGCTGGGCATGGCCCTGGATCAGCAGTACCGGATGGAGGATGCGTTCAAGGGAGGTCACAAGCTCGTGACCCGACTCGGACATCTGGATCCCGCCCGGATCGCCGAGATGGACCCCGAGGAGTTCAAGACGATCGCCTCCACCCCGCCGGCGATCCACCGGTTCCCCGGCTCGATGTCGGCGAAGGTGCAAGGGATCGCGGCCATCGTCACCTCTGACTACGGCGGCGACGTCACCCGGCTGTGGACCGAGGCCACCAGCGGCAAGGATCTGCTCAAGCGGGTTCAGGCGCTCCCGGGGTTCGGGAAGCAGAAGGCGCAGATCTTCGTCTCGCTGCTGGCCAAGCAGCTGGGCGTGCGGCCCGAGGGCTGGGAAGAGGCCGTCGGGGACTATGCCCTCGATGGTTACCGTTCTGTGGCTGACGTCGTCGACGTTGCGTCGTTGCAGAAGGTGCGTGACTACAAACAGCAGAAGAAGGCCGCAGCCAAAGCAGCCGGATGA
- the coaE gene encoding dephospho-CoA kinase: MRVGLTGGIASGKSTVSELLAGFGAVIVDSDKIAREVVEPGTPGLAAVVEEFGPSVLTESGELDRAKVGEIVFADESARERLNAIVHPLVGARSAELEETARAAGRLVVNDIPLLVEVGYAPFFDEVIVVDVPVETQVERAVARGMTEADARARIAAQASREDRLAVATYVIDNTGTLEDLRKRVEEIYDALASS; the protein is encoded by the coding sequence ATGCGCGTAGGACTCACCGGCGGGATCGCCTCGGGGAAGAGCACGGTGTCGGAGCTGCTGGCCGGGTTCGGGGCGGTGATCGTCGACTCGGACAAGATCGCCCGTGAGGTCGTCGAGCCGGGCACGCCCGGCCTCGCGGCCGTCGTCGAGGAGTTCGGGCCGTCGGTGCTGACCGAGTCCGGGGAGCTGGACCGCGCCAAGGTGGGCGAGATCGTCTTCGCCGACGAGAGCGCCCGCGAGCGGCTCAACGCGATCGTGCACCCGCTGGTCGGGGCGCGCTCCGCGGAGCTCGAGGAGACCGCGCGGGCGGCGGGGAGGCTGGTCGTCAACGACATCCCGCTGCTGGTCGAGGTCGGCTACGCGCCGTTCTTCGACGAGGTGATCGTCGTCGACGTGCCGGTCGAGACCCAGGTCGAGCGCGCGGTCGCGCGCGGGATGACCGAGGCCGACGCCCGCGCCCGCATCGCCGCGCAGGCCAGTCGTGAGGATCGGCTCGCGGTCGCGACGTACGTCATCGACAACACCGGCACCCTCGAGGACCTGCGCAAGCGGGTGGAGGAGATCTACGACGCCCTCGCCAGTTCGTGA
- a CDS encoding DNA polymerase IV, whose protein sequence is MRAHASVMHLDLDAFFASVEQRDKPSLRGKPVVVGGISGRGVVSTASYEARTFGVRSAMSTREARALCGHAAFLYPRFHAYKKVSEQVFGILRDLSPLVEPLSLDEAFVDLAAADLPDLEVETVTETAARIRAEVAEVTGGLTASVGLASSKFIAKIASDLDKPDGLVVVAPDTELDLLRPMNVKVIPGVGPATAERLRRAGIHTVADLEQVSVEELVRLVGKSHGTNLYKLARAQDDRRVEPERETKSVSVEGTYDTDLTDRPLMEQILTRQATEVAARLKKNGLSGRTITIKVRLYDFTTINRSATLPAPTDQAGTIARLARTLLGELFTAGETAGGVRLLGVGVSGLADWIQEDLFGDDAEDDTEPELPLPEPARRPTWAAGMDVVHTEMGRGWVWGSGRGVVTVRFETAETPAGPVRSYATDDPDLQPYTES, encoded by the coding sequence ATGAGAGCGCACGCGTCGGTGATGCACCTCGACCTCGACGCGTTCTTCGCCTCGGTCGAGCAGCGCGACAAGCCGTCCCTGCGCGGCAAGCCTGTGGTCGTGGGCGGCATCAGCGGGCGCGGCGTGGTCAGCACCGCCTCCTACGAGGCCAGGACCTTCGGGGTTCGCTCGGCGATGTCGACACGCGAGGCCCGCGCGCTGTGCGGCCACGCCGCCTTCCTCTACCCGCGCTTCCACGCCTACAAGAAGGTCAGCGAGCAGGTCTTCGGGATCCTGCGTGACCTGTCCCCGCTGGTCGAGCCGCTCTCGCTCGACGAGGCCTTCGTGGATCTCGCCGCGGCCGACCTGCCCGACCTCGAGGTCGAGACGGTCACCGAGACCGCCGCCCGGATCCGCGCCGAGGTCGCCGAGGTCACCGGCGGTCTGACCGCGAGCGTCGGCCTCGCCAGCTCGAAGTTCATCGCCAAGATCGCCAGCGACCTGGACAAGCCCGACGGCCTGGTCGTGGTCGCGCCCGACACCGAGCTCGACCTGCTCCGCCCGATGAACGTCAAGGTGATCCCGGGCGTCGGCCCGGCCACCGCCGAGCGCCTGCGCCGGGCCGGCATCCACACCGTGGCCGATCTGGAGCAGGTCAGCGTCGAGGAGCTCGTACGCCTCGTGGGCAAGTCCCACGGCACCAACCTCTACAAGCTGGCCCGTGCCCAGGACGACCGGCGCGTCGAGCCCGAGCGCGAGACCAAGTCGGTCAGCGTGGAGGGCACCTACGACACCGACCTGACGGACCGGCCGCTGATGGAGCAGATCCTCACCCGGCAGGCCACGGAGGTCGCCGCCCGCCTGAAGAAGAACGGGCTCTCGGGCCGCACGATCACGATCAAGGTCAGGCTCTACGACTTCACCACGATCAACCGCTCCGCGACCCTGCCAGCGCCCACCGACCAGGCCGGCACCATCGCCCGCCTGGCCAGGACCCTGCTCGGCGAGCTGTTCACCGCGGGCGAGACGGCCGGCGGCGTACGCCTTCTCGGGGTCGGCGTCTCCGGTCTCGCCGACTGGATCCAGGAAGACCTCTTCGGCGACGACGCCGAGGACGACACCGAGCCCGAGCTCCCACTGCCCGAGCCCGCACGGCGTCCCACCTGGGCGGCCGGGATGGACGTGGTCCACACGGAGATGGGCCGCGGCTGGGTCTGGGGATCGGGGCGAGGCGTGGTGACCGTGCGCTTCGAGACCGCCGAGACTCCCGCCGGCCCGGTGAGGTCCTACGCCACCGACGACCCCGACCTGCAGCCCTACACCGAGTCCTGA